One segment of Rosa chinensis cultivar Old Blush chromosome 6, RchiOBHm-V2, whole genome shotgun sequence DNA contains the following:
- the LOC112169059 gene encoding heparan-alpha-glucosaminide N-acetyltransferase isoform X1: MADDYVLIPNGEEDHAVVIATTPKPPRVASLDVFRGLCVFLMMVVDYGGSIIPAIAHSPWNGLHLADFVMPFFLFIAGVSLALVYKRVTNRVEATWKAVFRALKLFLLGVLLQGGYFHGVRSLTYGVDIERIRWFGILQRIAIGYIVAALCEIWLSHRTSREVRFFRSYYWHWCVIFLLSAIYAGLLYGLYVPDWEFKASTPTSLSPSDDTHVYAVRCSVRGDLGPGCNSAGMIDRYIVGVDHLYSKPVYRNLKDCNMSTDGRIPESSPSWCHTPFDPEGILSTLTAAVTCIIGLQYGHILAHIQDHKGRLNIWSLFSVSMFVLGSFLAFIGVPVNKSLYTISYMLITSASAGMTFCALYLLIDVYGYRCITFVLEWMGIHSLSIFIIVTSNLAVIAIQGFYWTDPENNIVHWIIALFVHK; the protein is encoded by the exons ATGGCCGACGATTATGTCCTCATTCCAAACGGAGAAGAAGACCATGCAGTAGTCATCGCCACCACTCCCAAGCCTCCACGTGTCGCCTCCCTCGACGTCTTCCGCGGCCTCTGCGTCTTC CTGATGATGGTGGTGGATTACGGCGGCTCGATTATTCCGGCGATTGCTCACTCGCCGTGGAACGGTCTCCACTTGGCTGACTTTGTGATGCCGTTCTTTCTCTTCATTGCCGGAGTTTCTCTTGCTCTGGTCTACAAG AGAGTGACTAACAGAGTTGAAGCTACATGGAAGGCCGTGTTTCGGGCCCTTAAACTTTTTCTCTTAGGTGTTCTTCTTCAAG GTGGTTATTTTCATGGAGTGAGATCCTTGACTTATGGAGTTGACATTGAAAGAATACGGTGGTTTGGCATTTTGCAG AGGATAGCCATTGGATATATTGTTGCTGCCTTATGCGAAATCTGGCTTTCACATCGCACCTCGAGGGAAGTGAGGTTTTTCAGGAGCTATTACTGGCACTG GTGTGTCATCTTTTTGTTATCAGCAATATACGCTGGGTTGCTGTATGGTTTGTATGTTCCAGATTGGGAATTCAAAGCATCAACACCTACCTCTTTGTCTCCTTCTGATGATACACATGTTTACGCG GTGAGATGTTCTGTGAGAGGAGATCTTGGACCTGGTTGTAATTCCGCTGGGATGATTGATCGTTACATTGTGGGTGTTGATCATCTCTATTCAAAACCCGTTTACAGGAACCTGAAG GATTGCAATATGTCTACTGATGGTCGGATTCCAGAGAGTTCGCCTTCATGGTGTCATACTCCTTTTGATCCTGAAGGTATATTAAG CACCCTAACAGCAGCAGTGACTTGCATAATTGGACTTCAATATGGTCACATTCTTGCACACATACAG GACCACAAAGGGCGCCTAAATATTTGGTCCTTgttttcagtttcaatgtttgTCCTTGGATCATTTCTTGCCTTCATAG gCGTTCCTGTAAATAAATCTCTGTACACTATCAGTTATATGCTAATTACTTCTGCATCTGCAGGCATGACATTTTGCGCTCTATATCTGCTG ATAGATGTTTACGGTTACCGGTGCATAACTTTTGTGTTGGAGTGGATGGGCATACATTCTTTGAGTATTTTCATAATTGTAACTTCCAACCTAGCTGTGATTGCGATTCAGGGATTCTACTGGACAGATCCTGAGAATAATATT GTTCACTGGATCATAGCACTTTTTGTGCACAAGTGA
- the LOC112173708 gene encoding magnesium dechelatase SGRL, chloroplastic, with protein MACHCAYHSFPPSPLRSFSNNNKTSLLLASSKRPNSLLLSAISHNRESYSTFVSEAARLLGPARFDASKLKVEFIGEEMNNYVGIIPRTYILSHCDFTANLTLTISNVINLEQLKGWYSKDDVVAEWKRVNGEMCLHIHCYVSGPNLLLDLAAEFRYHIFSKEMPLVLKAVLHGDSPLFGEHPELLDALVRVYFHSSLKKYNRIECWGPLKDAVEERPRDRTQGVTASIDPPRPPDKWARPKSLFQVLFAFLL; from the exons ATGGCCTGTCATTGTGCTTATCATTCATTTCCACCATCACCATTGAGGAGCttcagcaacaacaacaagaccagtcttcttcttgcttcatcAAAAAGACCCAATTCTCTTTTGCTTTCTGCCATCAGCCACAATAGAGAATCTTACAGTACCTTTGTTTCTGAG GCTGCTAGGCTTTTGGGTCCAGCAAGATTTGACGCTTCAAAGCTAAAGGTTGAGTTTATTGGAGAAGAGATGAACAACTATGTCGGAATCATCCCAAGAACTTACATCCTATCTCATTGTGACTTCACAGCTAACTTGACCTTAACCATCTCCAATGTCATCAACCTTGAACAG TTAAAAGGATGGTACAGCAAGGATGATGTTGTTGCAGAGTGGAAAAGGGTGAATGGTGAAATGTGTCTGCATATCCATTGCTATGTGAGCGGTCCCAACCTCTTGCTAGACCTGGCAGCAGAGTTCAGATATCACATATTTTCCAAAGAAATGCCTTTG GTACTGAAAGCTGTGCTACATGGAGACTCACCACTTTTCGGAGAGCATCCAGAGCTACTTGATGCTTTGGTTCGGGTTTATTTTCATTCTAGTTTGAAGAAGTACAATAGAATTGAATGCTGGGGGCCTCTCAAGGATGCTGTAGAG GAAAGACCAAGGGATCGTACTCAAGGAGTAACTGCATCTATTGATCCCCCTCGTCCTCCAGACAAGTGGGCAAGGCCAAAATCCTTATTTCAAGTTCTATTTGCGTTCCTTCTTTGA
- the LOC121049931 gene encoding TMV resistance protein N-like yields the protein MSIQRTSTSFSALTPQWKYDVFLSFRGEDTRKAFTDHLYTALDHQGITTFRDDPELHKGQAISLALFAAIEESRFALIVLSKNYASSTWCMDELTRILECMKARETVLPIFYDVDPSDVRKQTGSFREAFANHEERFRDDKEKVRSWRSALTEVASFSGWNSKEWQI from the exons ATGAGCATACAAAGAACGTCTACATCTTTCTCGGCTTTAACTCCTCAGTGGAAATATGATGTTTTTCTGAGCTTTAGAGGCGAGGATACTCGAAAGGCTTTTACAGACCATTTATACACTGCATTGGATCATCAAGGAATCACAACTTTCAGGGATGATCCTGAGCTTCACAAAGGGCAAGCCATTTCTCTAGCACTTTTTGCTGCAATTGAAGAATCAAGATTTGCTCTCATTGTTCTCTCAAAAAACTATGCATCGTCAACATGGTGCATGGATGAACTTACAAGAATTCTTGAATGCATGAAAGCAAGAGAAACTGTGCTGCCAATTTTCTATGATGTTGATCCCTCTGACGTACGAAAGCAAACAGGGAGTTTTAGAGAAGCCTTTGCTAACCATGAAGAAAGGTTTAGGGATGACAAAGAGAAAGTGCGAAGCTGGAGATCTGCTTTAACTGAAGTGGCAAGTTTCTCTGGGTGGAATTCAAAGGAgtg GCAGATCTAA
- the LOC112169059 gene encoding heparan-alpha-glucosaminide N-acetyltransferase isoform X2 gives MADDYVLIPNGEEDHAVVIATTPKPPRVASLDVFRGLCVFLMMVVDYGGSIIPAIAHSPWNGLHLADFVMPFFLFIAGVSLALVYKRVTNRVEATWKAVFRALKLFLLGVLLQGGYFHGVRSLTYGVDIERIRWFGILQRIAIGYIVAALCEIWLSHRTSREVRFFRSYYWHWCVIFLLSAIYAGLLYGLYVPDWEFKASTPTSLSPSDDTHVYAVRCSVRGDLGPGCNSAGMIDRYIVGVDHLYSKPVYRNLKDCNMSTDGRIPESSPSWCHTPFDPEGILSTLTAAVTCIIGLQYGHILAHIQDHKGRLNIWSLFSVSMFVLGSFLAFIGVPVNKSLYTISYMLITSASADRCLRLPVHNFCVGVDGHTFFEYFHNCNFQPSCDCDSGILLDRS, from the exons ATGGCCGACGATTATGTCCTCATTCCAAACGGAGAAGAAGACCATGCAGTAGTCATCGCCACCACTCCCAAGCCTCCACGTGTCGCCTCCCTCGACGTCTTCCGCGGCCTCTGCGTCTTC CTGATGATGGTGGTGGATTACGGCGGCTCGATTATTCCGGCGATTGCTCACTCGCCGTGGAACGGTCTCCACTTGGCTGACTTTGTGATGCCGTTCTTTCTCTTCATTGCCGGAGTTTCTCTTGCTCTGGTCTACAAG AGAGTGACTAACAGAGTTGAAGCTACATGGAAGGCCGTGTTTCGGGCCCTTAAACTTTTTCTCTTAGGTGTTCTTCTTCAAG GTGGTTATTTTCATGGAGTGAGATCCTTGACTTATGGAGTTGACATTGAAAGAATACGGTGGTTTGGCATTTTGCAG AGGATAGCCATTGGATATATTGTTGCTGCCTTATGCGAAATCTGGCTTTCACATCGCACCTCGAGGGAAGTGAGGTTTTTCAGGAGCTATTACTGGCACTG GTGTGTCATCTTTTTGTTATCAGCAATATACGCTGGGTTGCTGTATGGTTTGTATGTTCCAGATTGGGAATTCAAAGCATCAACACCTACCTCTTTGTCTCCTTCTGATGATACACATGTTTACGCG GTGAGATGTTCTGTGAGAGGAGATCTTGGACCTGGTTGTAATTCCGCTGGGATGATTGATCGTTACATTGTGGGTGTTGATCATCTCTATTCAAAACCCGTTTACAGGAACCTGAAG GATTGCAATATGTCTACTGATGGTCGGATTCCAGAGAGTTCGCCTTCATGGTGTCATACTCCTTTTGATCCTGAAGGTATATTAAG CACCCTAACAGCAGCAGTGACTTGCATAATTGGACTTCAATATGGTCACATTCTTGCACACATACAG GACCACAAAGGGCGCCTAAATATTTGGTCCTTgttttcagtttcaatgtttgTCCTTGGATCATTTCTTGCCTTCATAG gCGTTCCTGTAAATAAATCTCTGTACACTATCAGTTATATGCTAATTACTTCTGCATCTGCAG ATAGATGTTTACGGTTACCGGTGCATAACTTTTGTGTTGGAGTGGATGGGCATACATTCTTTGAGTATTTTCATAATTGTAACTTCCAACCTAGCTGTGATTGCGATTCAGGGATTCTACTGGACAGATCCTGA
- the LOC112170708 gene encoding disease resistance protein RUN1-like: MVRAVYERISHEFEFSFLLTDIRNYVEKSGLLNLQKQLLSGIWTKKADISDLHEGATIIRWLLGHKKILLVLDDVNHSSHLKYLAGNQEWFGSGSRVLITTRNEHLLIEHGVDRRLKAEELNDDDSLQLFSQKAFRRGYPEEHFLGLSKSVIHYAKGLPLALEVLGSFLHGRDPSEWNSALRKLGRVCNLEIFDVLKISYNDLDSEEKKIFLDIACFFNGQDKDRVIEVLSSCDFSAIIGIKVLMERSLLTLSNGKLWMHDLLQEMGHEIVRRESPNEPGRCSRLWLLEDVKHVLTKNTGTEAIEGIFVDSTESGVDQVNVTSKSFLMMNRLRYLKIKNGNLPKGLEYLPNSLRILDWMRYPSKSLPADFYPQKLLDLSLCHSCIKHVRIGTEPLYSLKTINLSHSLNLVATPSFKGMPYLEVLFLEGCIRLYDVDPTIEVLERLTMLNLKDCTNLVHFASSVSGFKSLKVLNLSGCSKVNKLPNDMGHLESLEELYLNDTGIRELPTSIERLERLSLLNMVDCKHLLCLPSSVGGLKSLKDLNLSGSSKLEKLPYELGHVACLENLDVSGSGIREVPSYIGLLKNLKELSVAGCKAESPKSWNMMFNPFQLFLKRSYVPARLSLACLSGLCSLTYLDLSDCNLSEEAIPNDFGCLASLRNLNLSQNQFVRLPESISQLSRLEYLWLDWCLELRTLPEIPPHVWVNVSNCNSLDTLPNQMGLCNLAIAARNAKIFNMKKYERSERIELLLLTRSLKTLSDHERFHFIGPGDEIPEWYNHQNVGSFIIVELHPGWFSNKWMGLAFCVIFRPVKPLQPGVEWSINCSLRVNGRSLGGQSILFEENQGEPVLDHIWLFYVHRSRYSVQEWQDIYYQLEFSFKTSMYDVGHEVEIGQVKKCGVRMVYLEDVEELWQAEQY; the protein is encoded by the exons ATGGTAAGAGCGGTGTATGAGAGAATCTCTCATGAATTTGAATTTAGTTTCCTTCTTACTGACATTAGAAACTACGTTGAAAAAAGTGGTCTACTTAATCTACAAAAGCAACTTCTCTCTGGGATTTGGACAAAAAAGGCCGACATATCAGACCTTCATGAAGGAGCCACCATTATAAGGTGGTTATTAGGTCACAAAAAAATTCTTCTCGtccttgatgatgtgaaccACTCAAGCCATTTAAAATATTTGGCAGGAAACCAAGAGTGGTTTGGTTCAGGGAGTAGAGTTCTCATCACAACTAGAAATGAGCATTTGTTGATCGAACATGGAGTCGACAGAAGATTAAAGGCCGAAGAATTAAATGATGATGATTCTCTTCAGCTTTTTAGCCAGAAAGCATTCAGAAGAGGTTACCCTGAAGAGCATTTTCTTGGTTTGTCTAAATCTGTTATACATTATGCCAAAGGTCTTCCTTTAGCTCTTGAAGTACTGGGTTCTTTTTTGCACGGAAGAGATCCAAGTGAATGGAACAGTGCATTAAGAAAACTAGGAAGAGTTTGTAACTTGGAAATTTTTGACGTACTTAAAATAAGTTACAATGATCTAGATtctgaagagaagaaaatattcctagacattgcatgtttctttaatGGACAGGACAAAGATAGAGTAATAGAAGTACTATCCAGTTGTGatttttctgcaattattggaaTAAAAGTCCTCATGGAAAGATCTCTCCTGACTCTTTCAAATGGAAAACTATGGATGCATGATTTGCTCCAAGAAATGGGTCACGAAATTGTCCGCAGGGAATCTCCTAACGAGCCGGGCAGGTGCAGTAGGTTGTGGCTTCTTGAAGATGTTAAACATGTTTTGACCAAAAATACT GGAACGGAAGCAATAGAGGGCATATTTGTGGACTCAACCGAGTCAGGAGTAGATCAGGTGAACGTGACTTCGAAATCATTTTTAATGATGAACAGATTGAGATACCTGAAGATTAAGAATGGGAACCTACCTAAGGGGCTTGAATATCTTCCCAATAGTTTACGGATTCTTGATTGGATGAGGTATCCATCAAAATCTCTGCCAGCAGATTTCTACCCTCAGAAGCTGCTCGATCTTAGCTTGTGTCATAGTTGCATTAAACATGTTCGGATAGGAACTGAG CCTTTATACAGTTTGAAAACCATTAATCTGAGTCACTCTCTAAATCTTGTCGCAACCCCAAGCTTCAAAGGTATGCCATATCTCGAGGTTCTGTTTCTTGAAGGTTGTATAAGATTGTATGATGTTGACCCAACAATTGAAGTGCTCGAAAGACTTACTATGCTGAACTTGAAAGATTGCACAAATCTTGTGCACTTTGCAAGTAGTGTAAGTGGCTTCAAATCTCTCAAAGTTCTTAATCTTTCTGGCTGCTCAAAGGTTAACAAACTACCGAATGACATGGGTCATTTGGAGAGTTTGGAGGAGCTTTATCTGAATGATACTGGCATAAGAGAATTACCTACATCTATTGAAAGGCTTGAAAGACTTTCTCTGCTAAACATGGTAGATTGCAAACATCTTTTATGTCTTCCAAGCAGTGTAGGTGGCTTAAAATCTCTCAAAGATCTCAATCTTTCTGGTTCCTCAAAGCTTGAAAAATTGCCATATGAGTTGGGTCATGTTGCCTGTTTGGAGAATCTTGATGTGAGTGGAAGTGGCATAAGAGAAGTGCCCTCCTATATTGGTCTTTTGAAAAACCTCAAAGAATTATCCGTCGCTGGATGTAAAGCAGAGTCACCTAAATCATGGAATATGATGTTCAACCCCTTTCAATTATTCCTAAAGAGAAGTTACGTTCCCGCAAGATTATCACTGGCTTGTTTATCTGGTTTGTGTTCATTAACTTACCTGGATCTAAGTGACTGCAATCTTTCTGAAGAAGCAATCCCCAATGATTTTGGATGCTTAGCCTCATTGCGTAATTTAAATTTGAGCCAAAATCAATTTGTTAGACTACCTGAGAGCATCAGCCAACTCTCTAGACTTGAATATCTTTGGTTGGATTGGTGTCTCGAACTTCGGACATTACCGGAGATTCCACCTCATGTATGGGTTAACGTTAGCAACTGCAATTCATTAGATACATTGCCCAATCAAATGGGACTATGCAATTTGGCGATAGCAGCAAGAAATGCTAAAATTTTCAACATGAAGAAGTATGAAAGATCTGAGAGAATAGAACTTTTATTGCTAACACGCTCCCTCAAAACATTATCTGACCATGAAAGGTTTCACTTTATTGGTCCTGGAGATGAAATACCAGAGTGGTACAATCACCAAAATGTGGGGTCTTTTATAATTGTAGAGCTGCATCCAGGCTGGTTTAGTAACAAGTGGATGGGATTGGCCTTTTGTGTCATTTTTAGACCTGTGAAACCACTCCAGCCTGGGGTTGAGTGGTCCATTAATTGCTCACTAAGGGTCAATGGACGATCCTTGGGTGGCCAAAGTATATTGTTTGAGGAAAACCAAGGTGAACCTGTGTTGGATCACATTTGGTTATTTTATGTGCACCGTAGTCGATACTCGGTACAAGAGTGGCAGGATATCTACTATCAGCTTGAATTCTCATTTAAAACCTCCATGTATGATGTCGGGCATGAAGTGGAAATTGGGCAAGTGAAGAAATGTGGGGTTCGTATGGTGTATTTGGAAGATGTGGAGGAGCTTTGGCAAGCAGAGCAATACTAA
- the LOC121050271 gene encoding uncharacterized protein LOC121050271 has translation MEPEDNVLEKYERVLGEKRKTLAALKIKEKKVDLDKELKSIQQLTSKKTNDEIVIKLVINLHFILIILHFLQEFPNHPATLQLIVRVLKRINARKLLRRRKRTSKGSKYQTTNSLVKKKRKKKKKIINGGQNLSTAFLLAAG, from the exons ATGGAGCCTGAGGACAAT GTTTTGGAAAAGTATGAGAGGGTTcttggagagaagagaaagactCTGGCTGCACTGAAGATTAAGGAGAAAAAGGTTGACTTGGACAAAGAGTTGAAGTCCATACAGCAGCTCACCAGCAAGAAGACAAATGATGAAATCGTTATCAAGCTGGTGATTAACTTACACTTTATACTTATAATACTTCATTTTTTACAAGAATTTCCTAACCATCCTGCGACACTGCAATTGATTGTGAGGGTTCTGAAAAGGATAAATGCAAGGAAGCTACTGAGAAGGAGGAAG CGCACAAGTAAAGGATCAAAGTATCAAACAACCAACTCTTTggtaaagaagaaaaggaagaagaagaagaagatcatcaATGGAGGGCAAAACCTTTCAACTGCTTTTCTACTCGCGGCAGGTTGA
- the LOC112170276 gene encoding probable methyltransferase PMT24, with translation MAMGKYSRVDGKKSLNCCSTTSLVVFVAFCLVGVWMLMSSVVPIQSQNVSTEENLTDKSSKHYEDSSGGLSETVTREDDSGSDSQSETNIENTQNVSQDESVSTSEEKQEEVVSKEVSEEKVESESENGDEGNQQEKFVKETSDEKSETEEEPKTENENDGDAKVNDQEASSGDGQSNSEAGSTEEASGKTSENEQTELEGEKKSEGDESADEKKQEDDVPSQTDEEKVENNQDNNSEEGDTSNNMDSEKETEKSSISETQSEYSWKLCNVTAGPDYIPCLDNWKTIRKLSSTMHYEHRERHCPEEASTCLVSLPEGYRRPIQWPTSREKIWYHNVPHTKLAVVKGHQNWVKVTGEYLTFPGGGTQFKNGALHYIDFIQNSLPDIAWGKRSRVILDVGCGVASFGGFLFDRDVLAMSFAPKDEHEAQVQFALERGIPAISAVMGTTRLPYPSSVFDLIHCARCRVPWHVEGGKLLLELNRVLRPGGYFVWSATPVYQKLPEDVGIWKAMSELTKSICWDLVVIKKDKLNQVAAAIYRKPSTNECYNERAQNEPPLCSESDDPNAAWKVPLEACIHKVPEDASDRGSQWPLQWPSRLEKPPYWLKSQLDVNGKSAPEDFISDYKHWKNVVSKTYLTGMGIDWSSVRNVLDMRAVYGGFAAALKDLKVWVMNVVPPIDSRDTLAIIFERGLIGMYHDWCESFSTYPRTYDVVHADHLFSVLKKRCNLVAVIAEVDRILRPEGKLIVWDDAETLNEIESMAKSLQWDIRFTYSKDNKGLLCIQKTFWRPTEQETILSAIA, from the exons ATGGCTATGGGGAAGTATTCCCGAGTTGACGGAAAGAAGTCACTGAATTGTTGCTCAACAACCAGTCTAGTTGTATTTGTTGCATTTTGTTTAGTTGGGGTTTGGATGTTAATGTCATCAGTTGTTCCAATTCAGAGTCAAAACGTATCAACTGAGGAGAATCTGACTGATAAAAGTTCTAAGCATTATGAAGACAGTTCTGGTGGATTATCAGAAACTGTAACAAGAGAAGATGACAGTGGCAGTGATTCACAGAGTGAAACCAATATTGAAAATACTCAAAATGTTTCACAGGACGAGTCTGTGAGTACAAGTGAAGAGAAACAGGAAGAAGTGGTTTCAAAGGAGGTTTCTGAGGAGAAGGTTGAGTCTGAAAGTGAGAATGGTGATGAGGGAAATCAGCAAGAGAAGTTTGTGAAGGAGACCTCTGATGAGAAATCTGAGACAGAAGAAGAACCAAAGACAGAGAACGAAAATGATGGGGATGCGAAAGTAAATGATCAGGAAGCTAGTTCTGGAGATGGTCAGTCAAACTCAGAAGCTGGATCAACAGAGGAAGCAAGTGGTAAAACGAGTGAAAATGAACAGACAGAATTAGAGGGTGAAAAGAAATCGGAGGGAGATGAATCTGCTGATGAAAAGAAGCAGGAAGATGATGTTCCTAGTCAGACTGATGAGGAGAAGGTTGAGAACAATCAAGACAATAATTCAGAAGAAGGTGATACCAGTAATAACATGGACAGTGAGAAGGAAACAGAAAAGTCTTCAATATCTGAAACTCAGAGTGAGTATAGCTGGAAACTCTGTAATGTCACTGCAGGGCCTGACTACATCCCTTGTCTCGACAATTGGAAAACTATTAGAAAGCTTTCAAGTACAATGCACTATGAACATCGAGAGAGGCACTGCCCTGAGGAAGCTTCCACCTGTCTCGTTTCTCTACCTGAAGGATATAGACGGCCAATTCAGTGGCCAACAAGCAGGGAAAAG ATATGGTACCACAACGTTCCTCACACCAAGCTTGCAGTAGTTAAGGGGCACCAAAATTGGGTTAAAGTTACTGGTGAATACCTTACTTTCCCTGGTGGTGGAACTCAGTTTAAGAATGGTGCTCTTCACTATATTGATTTTATTCAAAAT TCTCTTCCTGATATTGCATGGGGTAAAAGAAGCCGTGTGATATTGGATGTTGGGTGTGGGGTAGCCAGCTTCGGAGGATTTCTATTTGACAGAGATGTTCTTGCCATGTCATTTGCTCCCAAGGATGAACACGAAGCCCAAGTTCAATTTGCGCTAGAGCGGGGTATCCCTGCCATATCAGCTGTTATGGGTACCACAAGGCTACCGTACCCAAGTTCTGTGTTTGATCTTATCCACTGTGCACGCTGTAGAGTCCCTTGGCATGTTGAAG GTGGTAAACTGCTCTTGGAGCTTAATCGTGTCTTGCGACCTGGTGGTTATTTTGTTTGGTCCGCAACTCCGGTTTACCAAAAGCTTCCTGAAGATGTTGGCATCTGGAAAG CGATGTCTGAACTAACTAAGTCAATTTGCTGGGATCTGGTGGTGATTAAAAAAGACAAGCTCAATCAAGTCGCTGCTGCAATATATAGGAAACCATCTACCAATGAGTGCTACAATGAAAGAGCACAAAATGAGCCTCCTCTTTGCAGTGAATCTGATGATCCAAATGCTGCCTG GAAAGTACCATTAGAGGCATGCATACACAAAGTACCTGAGGATGCGTCAGATCGTGGGTCTCAATGGCCACTGCAGTGGCCATCAAGGTTGGAGAAACCACCATACTGGTTGAAGTCTCAGCTTGATGTTAATGGAAAATCTGCGCCAGAAGATTTTATTTCTGACTATAAGCATTGGAAGAATGTTGTGTCCAAGACATATTTGACTGGGATGGGAATCGATTGGTCATCTGTAAGGAATGTCCTGGACATGAGAGCTGTATACGGAGG gttTGCTGCAGCACTGAAAGACTTAAAAGTATGGGTAATGAATGTAGTTCCGCCTATTGATTCTCGTGACACACTTGCAATAATCTTTGAGCGTGGATTAATCGGAATGTACCATGATTGGTGTGAATCATTCAGTACATATCCTAGGACTTATGATGTTGTCCATGCAGATCATCTGTTCTCTGTCCTTAAGAAAAG ATGCAACCTAGTGGCGGTGATTGCGGAAGTGGACAGGATACTAAGGCCAGAAGGGAAGCTAATCGTATGGGATGATGCTGAAACCTTGAATGAGATCGAGAGCATGGCCAAATCTCTGCAGTGGGATATCCGATTTACTTACTCAAAAGACAACAAGGGTTTGCTCTGCATTCAGAAAACGTTTTGGCGTCCTACTGAGCAAGAGACAATTCTATCAGCCATTGCTTAA